In Oxalobacteraceae bacterium OTU3CINTB1, the sequence CAACCTTACATCGCCGAGCGAGTCGCCCATCTGGAGACGGCGATCGACTACCAAGGCCAGGCCGTATCGGGACTGCGCGACGAAATGCGGGCCGGTTTCGTCCGTACCGACGCCGAATTCGTTCGCGTCCACGAGCAATTGATGAAGATTCGCACCACGGACTTCCGCATTCTGTTGAGCATCTGCCTGACCACCGCCCTCGGCACGGCAGGCTTGATCGTCAAGGTGTATGGTCTGCTCCCGTCTCCTTGAGCGTGGACCATCGCACTAACGCCTCATTACTTTGGGAACTACTGGCGAATCTCCGGCTCGACCAGTTGCGCCAGCAGCACCAGCGACTCCTGCCAGCCCAGATAACACGCCTCGGCCGGGATCACCGCCGGGATACCCTCCTGCACCACCTTGATCTCCACGCCGCAGAACACCTCGCGCAAGGTCACCGTCGTCTGCATCTGGCCCGGCAGGTTGGGATCGTCGAACTTGGCCGTGTACCGCAGCAACTCGTTCGGCACCAGTTCCAGGTATTCTCCGCCGAACGAGTGGCTGTCGCC encodes:
- a CDS encoding SRPBCC family protein produces the protein MTTNTVQLHRVLKSTPDRVYRAFLNPDAMAKWLPPFGFTGKVHQMDAKVGGTYSMSFTNFTTGDSHSFGGEYLELVPNELLRYTAKFDDPNLPGQMQTTVTLREVFCGVEIKVVQEGIPAVIPAEACYLGWQESLVLLAQLVEPEIRQ